In a genomic window of Nocardiopsis mwathae:
- a CDS encoding FecCD family ABC transporter permease produces MTSSAAERGAAATDEDGGGGRAHDRPAADGTGTHGDTASPTAARHRGVVLGLVVLVLLVGVVALGVGRYSVGVDQVVRILLGQVLPIERTWSDAEAAAVLNVRLPRVLLSMLVGAGLAVCGAVLQAVFGNPIVSPQILGVSSGASFGGALAIVLGLGSAALVLGAFMFGLVALVAVFAVSRVRGPAPPLTIVLSGIVVGAFFSALVSLLTYLADPYSDLPSIVFWLLGSLAAADATRVAVVGVPVLAGGALFLALRWRINVLSLGDEDAATLGLRPGRLRWLLLAAVAAVVAGAVAVSGVIGWVGLVVPHLARLWVGSDHRAVIPVSLLLGAAYLTVIDTVTRNLGVAEIPLGVLTALIGAPVFLALLHGSRRRMWADA; encoded by the coding sequence ATGACGAGTTCGGCCGCTGAGCGCGGCGCCGCCGCGACCGACGAGGACGGCGGGGGCGGACGCGCTCACGACCGGCCCGCGGCCGACGGCACCGGCACGCACGGGGATACGGCTTCGCCGACCGCCGCCCGGCACCGCGGCGTGGTGCTCGGCCTGGTGGTCCTGGTGCTGCTGGTCGGCGTCGTCGCCCTCGGCGTCGGCCGCTACAGCGTCGGCGTCGACCAGGTCGTGCGGATCCTCCTCGGCCAGGTCCTGCCGATCGAGCGCACCTGGTCGGACGCCGAGGCCGCGGCCGTGCTCAACGTGCGCCTCCCCCGCGTGCTGCTGAGCATGCTGGTGGGCGCGGGCCTGGCGGTGTGCGGCGCGGTGCTGCAGGCGGTGTTCGGCAACCCGATCGTCAGCCCGCAGATCCTCGGGGTGTCGTCGGGGGCGTCGTTCGGCGGGGCGCTGGCGATCGTGCTCGGCCTGGGCTCGGCCGCGCTCGTCCTGGGCGCGTTCATGTTCGGCCTGGTCGCGCTGGTCGCCGTGTTCGCCGTCAGCAGGGTCCGCGGGCCTGCCCCGCCCCTGACGATCGTGCTCTCCGGCATCGTCGTGGGCGCGTTCTTCTCCGCCCTGGTCTCCCTGCTGACCTACCTCGCCGACCCCTACAGCGACCTGCCGTCCATCGTCTTCTGGCTACTCGGCAGCCTCGCCGCGGCCGACGCCACCAGGGTCGCCGTCGTCGGTGTCCCGGTGCTGGCCGGCGGGGCGCTGTTCCTGGCGCTGCGGTGGCGGATCAACGTGCTGTCCCTGGGCGACGAGGACGCGGCCACGCTCGGCCTGCGCCCCGGGCGGCTGCGCTGGCTGCTGCTCGCGGCGGTGGCCGCGGTCGTGGCCGGCGCGGTCGCGGTCAGCGGCGTGATCGGGTGGGTCGGGCTGGTCGTGCCGCACCTGGCCCGGCTGTGGGTGGGCTCCGACCACCGGGCGGTCATCCCCGTGTCGCTGCTGCTCGGCGCCGCCTACCTCACCGTGATCGACACCGTGACCCGCAACCTCGGGGTCGCCGAGATCCCGCTGGGTGTGCTGACCGCACTCATCGGCGCGCCCGTGTTCCTGGCCCTCCTGCACGGCAGCCGCCGAAGGATGTGGGCCGATGCTTGA
- a CDS encoding methyltransferase domain-containing protein — protein MLSDRYKQAVLSEVAEYIDELYSDERPKEFKLLGLRWTLLHGVYDPSTDPAAWMDVKKTPYPVGGRFLEMGCGAGMASVYGALQGCAEVVAADIAPEALENTRVNAERHGVADRVRTVQSDVFSGIDATERFDAIYWGSPFIEPPDEYGPDEAHPAYFDNGYASHRRFLREARHYLAPGGRLFLGFGTEGNWDLLERIAAESGLRTSVVASTSYVEEDEDDDTVVHEYGAWLVEFLPAD, from the coding sequence ATGCTGTCCGACCGGTACAAACAGGCCGTACTGAGCGAGGTCGCCGAGTACATCGACGAGTTGTACTCCGACGAGCGCCCGAAGGAGTTCAAGCTTCTGGGCCTGCGCTGGACCCTGTTGCACGGCGTCTACGACCCGAGCACGGACCCGGCCGCCTGGATGGACGTGAAGAAGACGCCGTACCCCGTCGGGGGGCGGTTCCTCGAAATGGGCTGCGGCGCGGGCATGGCGTCGGTCTACGGCGCCCTGCAGGGCTGTGCCGAGGTCGTCGCCGCCGACATCGCCCCCGAGGCGCTGGAGAACACCCGCGTCAACGCCGAGCGCCACGGGGTCGCCGACCGTGTCCGCACCGTCCAGAGCGACGTGTTCTCCGGGATCGACGCCACCGAGCGCTTCGACGCGATCTACTGGGGGTCGCCGTTCATCGAACCGCCCGACGAGTACGGCCCCGACGAGGCGCACCCCGCCTACTTCGACAACGGGTACGCCAGCCACCGCCGCTTCCTACGCGAGGCCCGCCACTACCTGGCCCCCGGCGGCCGCCTGTTCCTGGGCTTCGGCACCGAGGGCAACTGGGACCTTCTGGAACGCATCGCCGCCGAGTCCGGCCTGCGCACCTCGGTGGTCGCCAGCACCTCGTATGTGGAGGAGGACGAGGACGACGACACCGTCGTCCACGAGTACGGCGCCTGGCTGGTGGAGTTCCTCCCCGCCGACTAG
- a CDS encoding TIM barrel protein produces the protein MTATDPRQRLACTVRPWAQLPLQRALRGIRTAGYGAVALPVHGVREVITPATPPDRAARVGALIAEQGLDLALLSHAADLDRGDDAALRSLRRQVDHCARLGVGLLVDMGCAEPEHADRYIRLMVRGAPYAAAHGVTIAVKPHGGLTRTAADTLALVERVGHEAFRACWDPGNVLHYGGGSPDEGLAELAPYVVAVGARDHPARPGHRTGAADGSMPPAITPGDGVVDFVGLYRTLREHGGFRGPSAVESVTKLGTAELLDAEAARARRNLLDALAGTRPAAPPAREPAARARTSCSRVAGAAREDPIGTARCFDRFLMVELPLPWPAGMGTPVWETPRVPSPLRAALRAATRTTEEQGLTMKTFAAAPDPDYSAPGRIRVLRFDREPGPTAALSRAEYSVPEEQAAALIGALFADDPAALAPFARYRDPDARRDLVVCTHASVDACCGTRGYPLYRALREAHGGGADGVRVWRVSSFGGHRFAPTLVDFPEGRYWGNLTPERMGQLVHRTGHPADLLDLYRGWASLPQAWEQAVERELLRAHGWAWLGRRLDLRPSGRVEDGGSVMRVTAHDPDSGLPYGEALVERAEAQPVLLGCDGTPGEAERHTVTLDLPVSAPAQPTAQGTHS, from the coding sequence GTGACCGCCACCGACCCCCGGCAGCGGCTCGCCTGCACCGTCCGGCCATGGGCGCAGCTCCCCCTCCAGCGCGCGCTGCGCGGCATCCGGACCGCCGGGTACGGCGCCGTCGCGCTGCCCGTCCACGGGGTCCGGGAGGTGATCACCCCCGCCACCCCGCCCGACCGCGCCGCGCGCGTGGGCGCCCTGATCGCGGAGCAGGGGCTCGACCTCGCCCTGCTCAGCCACGCCGCCGACCTGGACCGGGGCGATGATGCGGCGCTGCGCTCGCTGCGCCGCCAGGTCGACCACTGCGCCCGGCTGGGCGTGGGCCTCCTGGTCGACATGGGGTGCGCCGAACCCGAACACGCCGACCGCTACATCCGGCTGATGGTGCGCGGCGCCCCGTATGCCGCCGCGCACGGCGTGACCATCGCCGTCAAGCCGCACGGCGGACTCACCCGGACCGCGGCCGACACCCTGGCGCTGGTCGAACGCGTCGGCCACGAGGCTTTCCGGGCGTGCTGGGACCCGGGCAACGTGCTGCACTACGGCGGCGGCTCCCCCGACGAGGGCCTGGCCGAGCTCGCCCCCTACGTGGTGGCCGTCGGCGCCCGCGACCATCCGGCGCGCCCCGGGCACCGCACCGGGGCGGCCGACGGCAGCATGCCACCCGCCATCACGCCCGGCGACGGCGTGGTCGACTTCGTCGGCCTCTACCGCACCCTGCGCGAACACGGCGGCTTCCGCGGCCCCAGCGCGGTGGAGAGCGTGACCAAGCTCGGCACGGCCGAGCTGCTCGACGCCGAGGCGGCGCGGGCGCGCCGGAACCTCCTCGACGCGCTGGCCGGGACAAGGCCCGCGGCGCCCCCCGCGCGGGAACCCGCGGCGCGGGCGCGGACGTCCTGCTCACGGGTGGCCGGCGCGGCCCGGGAGGACCCCATCGGCACCGCCCGCTGTTTCGACCGGTTCCTCATGGTCGAACTCCCGCTGCCCTGGCCCGCGGGCATGGGCACCCCGGTGTGGGAGACGCCCCGCGTTCCGTCGCCGCTGCGCGCCGCCCTGCGGGCGGCCACGCGCACCACCGAGGAGCAGGGGCTGACCATGAAGACCTTCGCCGCGGCCCCCGACCCGGACTACTCGGCGCCGGGGCGGATACGGGTGCTGCGCTTCGACCGGGAGCCAGGGCCGACCGCCGCGCTGTCCCGGGCCGAGTACAGCGTGCCCGAGGAGCAGGCCGCCGCCCTCATCGGCGCGCTCTTCGCCGACGACCCGGCCGCGCTCGCCCCCTTCGCCCGCTACCGCGACCCGGATGCGCGACGCGACCTGGTCGTGTGCACCCACGCCTCGGTCGACGCGTGCTGCGGCACCCGCGGCTACCCGCTCTACCGGGCGCTGCGGGAGGCGCACGGCGGCGGGGCCGACGGTGTGCGGGTGTGGCGGGTCAGCAGCTTCGGCGGGCACCGGTTCGCCCCCACCCTGGTCGACTTCCCCGAGGGCCGGTACTGGGGCAACCTCACGCCCGAGCGCATGGGCCAGCTGGTGCACCGCACCGGGCACCCGGCCGACCTGCTCGACCTCTACCGCGGCTGGGCGAGCCTGCCACAGGCGTGGGAGCAGGCGGTCGAGCGCGAACTGCTGCGCGCCCACGGCTGGGCGTGGCTCGGCCGGCGCTTGGACCTGCGGCCCTCCGGCCGGGTCGAGGACGGCGGCTCGGTCATGCGGGTCACGGCCCACGACCCCGACTCCGGCCTGCCCTACGGCGAAGCGCTCGTCGAACGCGCGGAGGCACAGCCGGTCCTCCTGGGCTGCGACGGCACCCCGGGCGAGGCCGAGCGCCACACCGTGACCCTCGACCTCCCCGTCTCGGCCCCCGCGCAGCCGACGGCGCAGGGAACGCACAGCTGA
- a CDS encoding ABC transporter substrate-binding protein encodes MPDRAAPARPDSPRPRQYGRPDALAAPAVPRRRVLLGGVLAAVASPLFTAGCGRAEPTGGADGRTVTDLAGEDVALSGPVERVVTIPLPAASMVVAVNGGPDVLVGMNSASRTAIEDSYLGEVYPELLDVSTDVAGAEFAPNIESVMALEPDVVIQWGDRGPGLVDPLRDTGIPVAQLTYGTQEDLEGAITLYGELLGKEERSGQMVDTMHERLRRLGEELPEPGERPSVLYVRGADDSLEAGAGASYNHFVIDLVGGRNPAADLDTEWATIDVEQLLEWDPDILLVGNFGPATPDAVYDDPALASLSAVRERRVYKVPLGGYRWDPPSQESPLMWSWLAGLVHDSGAPGLRQEVVDTYAFLYGAEPTDAQLDTILNAEANSGSRGYDEFGR; translated from the coding sequence ATGCCCGACCGTGCCGCGCCAGCACGACCCGACTCCCCCCGACCCCGGCAGTACGGACGACCCGACGCGCTTGCCGCCCCCGCCGTCCCGCGCCGCAGAGTGCTGCTGGGCGGTGTGCTGGCCGCGGTCGCCTCCCCCCTCTTCACCGCAGGGTGCGGGCGGGCCGAGCCCACCGGCGGCGCCGACGGGCGCACGGTCACCGACCTCGCGGGCGAGGACGTCGCGCTCTCCGGGCCGGTGGAGCGGGTCGTGACGATCCCCCTGCCCGCCGCGTCCATGGTGGTGGCGGTCAACGGCGGCCCGGACGTGCTGGTCGGCATGAACTCCGCGTCGCGCACCGCCATCGAGGACAGCTACCTCGGCGAGGTCTACCCCGAGCTGCTCGACGTGTCCACGGACGTGGCCGGCGCCGAGTTCGCCCCGAACATCGAGAGCGTCATGGCGCTGGAGCCGGACGTGGTGATCCAGTGGGGCGACCGAGGCCCCGGCCTCGTCGACCCCCTGCGCGACACCGGAATCCCGGTCGCGCAGCTCACCTACGGCACCCAGGAGGACCTGGAGGGCGCCATCACCCTCTACGGGGAGCTGCTCGGTAAGGAGGAGCGCTCCGGGCAGATGGTGGACACGATGCACGAACGGCTGCGGCGGCTCGGGGAGGAGCTGCCCGAACCCGGCGAGCGCCCCTCGGTCCTGTACGTGCGCGGCGCCGACGACAGCCTCGAAGCCGGCGCCGGGGCCTCCTACAACCACTTCGTCATCGACCTCGTCGGCGGCCGCAACCCCGCCGCCGACCTCGACACCGAGTGGGCCACGATCGACGTCGAGCAGCTGCTGGAGTGGGACCCCGACATCCTCCTCGTCGGCAACTTCGGCCCGGCCACACCGGACGCCGTGTACGACGACCCCGCCCTGGCGAGCCTGAGCGCCGTGCGCGAGCGCCGCGTCTACAAGGTGCCGCTGGGCGGCTACCGGTGGGACCCACCCAGCCAGGAGTCCCCGCTGATGTGGTCATGGCTGGCCGGGCTGGTGCACGACAGCGGGGCTCCGGGCCTGCGCCAGGAGGTCGTCGACACCTACGCGTTCCTCTACGGCGCCGAGCCCACCGACGCCCAGCTCGACACCATCCTCAACGCGGAGGCCAACTCCGGATCGCGCGGATATGACGAGTTCGGCCGCTGA
- a CDS encoding ABC transporter ATP-binding protein — MLDLDRLGFAYDPGHWLFRGVSHRVAEGEVLTVLGPNGRGKTTLLRCLVGLASPTEGAVAVRAAGATGAVGFVPQQHHTAFAYRTLDMVLMGRTRHLGPLASPGRRDRGLALAAMERVGIGHLADRDYPTLSGGERQLVLLARAIAGDGRVLVLDEPAAALDLRNQGRVLHLLRGLADEGRSVVMTTHHPDHALEVADTAMLMFGGSDVRVGPAAELLTDAAVGELYGVRAHSLVLDAGGVSRRVLVTRFDQEVHP; from the coding sequence ATGCTTGACCTGGACCGGCTGGGGTTCGCCTACGACCCCGGCCACTGGCTGTTCCGCGGCGTCTCGCACCGCGTCGCCGAGGGCGAGGTGCTGACCGTGCTCGGCCCGAACGGCCGCGGCAAGACGACGCTGCTGCGCTGCCTCGTCGGGCTCGCCTCCCCCACCGAGGGGGCCGTGGCCGTGCGCGCGGCCGGGGCTACCGGGGCCGTCGGCTTCGTGCCGCAGCAGCACCACACCGCCTTCGCCTACCGGACGCTGGACATGGTGCTGATGGGACGGACCCGACACCTGGGGCCGCTGGCGTCACCCGGCCGGCGCGACCGCGGCCTGGCGCTGGCCGCCATGGAGCGCGTCGGAATCGGGCACCTGGCCGACCGCGACTACCCCACGCTCAGCGGCGGCGAGCGTCAGCTCGTGCTGCTCGCCCGCGCGATCGCGGGCGACGGCCGGGTGCTCGTCCTCGACGAACCGGCCGCAGCACTCGACCTGCGCAACCAGGGCCGTGTGCTGCACCTGCTGCGGGGCCTGGCCGACGAGGGCCGATCCGTCGTCATGACCACCCACCACCCCGACCACGCGCTGGAGGTCGCCGACACCGCGATGCTCATGTTCGGCGGCTCCGACGTGCGGGTCGGCCCCGCCGCGGAGCTGCTCACCGACGCCGCCGTCGGCGAGCTGTACGGCGTGCGCGCGCACAGTCTCGTCCTCGACGCCGGGGGCGTGTCCCGGCGCGTCCTCGTCACCCGGTTCGACCAGGAGGTACACCCGTGA